Proteins from a genomic interval of Orbaceae bacterium lpD02:
- a CDS encoding DUF4279 domain-containing protein, which translates to MDKTTVSVSFSIYGDDFDLNNVIKRMKIKPTETRVKGIVPEGRQRESIQTCWTISTKEEFSFDINQQLDSIITLLQPEKNALLKIRDDFQVKFVFTVLIKIENNYKPAIYFETKTLDFINGISAEIDIDYYIYS; encoded by the coding sequence ATGGACAAAACAACCGTGTCTGTATCATTTTCTATTTACGGAGATGATTTTGATTTAAATAACGTAATAAAACGAATGAAAATTAAGCCAACTGAAACTAGAGTTAAAGGCATTGTTCCAGAAGGTCGTCAAAGAGAAAGTATTCAAACATGTTGGACAATAAGTACAAAAGAAGAGTTCTCATTTGATATTAATCAACAGCTTGATTCTATAATTACTCTATTGCAGCCTGAAAAAAACGCTCTATTAAAAATTAGAGATGATTTTCAGGTTAAATTTGTTTTTACGGTTTTAATTAAGATAGAAAATAACTATAAACCAGCAATATATTTTGAGACGAAAACTTTAGATTTTATCAATGGAATAAGTGCTGAAATTGATATTGATTATTATATTTATAGTTAA
- a CDS encoding RHS repeat-associated core domain-containing protein, translating to MITKNKKRHKVKLHSKQNLTNKLLAIFIMLIMVIVSLPKMAYAQLFNDGDEQISGVSSASVKLPNTEYTESTIDLRVKVLGGEVKLNRTWNNGRWYINPAWENLRFVLDPLDSSIKAIDRAGTQYQRTGDKNLYTYEQVFIKKTDTGWHWFDQQGDWIDFDAKGRVLEYGNANNVKVSFLLDNEGRRIAITDHFDEQVYRFSYDNQEHLTKVTDREGRTVSYQWSGDKLIKVIDVMGNPWLYGYDKNGQLNQKTEPDGGVIKIDYTLSTPAPKTAMTSGKDGGVVSQNAVVTTGSANRDTKLAQVGKITDKTGAVTIYNSQYGRVNKQYTITINDPLGKKTVTQFDAKGRVLSKTVNDSFTERYQRDEANHLVNYTNPRGLTTTTQYNQANYPIKVTYPNGATELYEYNKANKPVKLTNAKGDIITFEYDASNNPIKVIYAADKPEQRIVSLSYDNYGQQIAAVTGEGDQAINLQRTFDRYGNIATYTDGKGYQYQYSYNIQGQLNTVKNPLQQIWQSNYNLAGYLLESIDPLNHRTYFTNDAMGRVINVVDAMGNQTQYSYAFNKEGRDVKTTNALNQVTTYQYDTLNRLVKTVSPTRLEAKQVYNTEGKLIQEVDIAGNVLTYEYGAKESTLAGLLTKALYPTFSETYNYNALGKTTEVNQLVDNNTTLTNRIVYDQLGLMISTIDAANRVTQTDYNGLGQAVKSTDALGGKTRYNRDLLGNITQVTDANGNQYRFEYDKNSNLIKETKALGNDVEYRYNEANQLIEQTEGNGNRILYQYDAAGNNIKQSYFERGQLTPEQVVTYSYNEVNQLVDVLQIGDIDTHFVYQRDALGKVTQETITYGSGTGSITKTLKYAYDQEANLASITYPDNTTISYTYDKNRLKQTTLANGEVISWDDYQWYMPAKVTYPNAIQTNRYDPLMRFSQIGLISGDKTLFERQYSYDKVGNIIRAQTEHGENSYQYDLLDRLTLAKPSAELQHLGIVVESYHYDAIGNRIGSANQPGDWTYNHFNQLTKWGENINQTNLTYTANSQLATEVSAGKHLSYHYNAANRLVSVKNENTELARYQYDPFGRRISKTTNGEITYFIYTDEGLIAELDSNGKINVAYGWQPDSDWGTSPLWQASLVTNQTLQTAAYNFLIADQLGTPQLAINNQGQQTWKIYSDVFGNTALDLNNQISLNLRFPGQYYDQETGLSYNYFRDYNPKTGRYIQSDPIGLNGGINTFSYVGGNPLLYRDPSGLSYWDCVIDHAAIVGVGGAGIGYGIGSVLGTGAGAVGGGALCGSVTGGLAAVPCGTAGAAVGNAAGGSTGAAIGGGAGGVVGGIWGMLSCSNDDNQDQNNACEASTSTSSVGGTGSPNDNDPNDDDPNDSKKQNIKMADDRFLKKKGFDAHEIKKDFFGKGSNSKYDIYIDKNNGELILFRKGGLGDGIRTGQFIK from the coding sequence TTTTATCAAAAAGACAGATACCGGTTGGCACTGGTTTGATCAACAAGGTGATTGGATTGATTTTGACGCCAAAGGGCGTGTGCTCGAATACGGCAATGCGAATAACGTAAAGGTGAGCTTTTTGCTCGATAACGAAGGGCGCCGTATTGCCATTACCGATCACTTTGACGAACAGGTATACCGCTTTAGCTATGATAACCAAGAGCATCTTACCAAAGTTACTGATCGAGAAGGTCGTACGGTTAGTTATCAATGGTCGGGTGATAAACTGATAAAAGTGATCGATGTAATGGGCAACCCATGGCTTTACGGCTATGATAAAAATGGTCAATTGAACCAAAAAACGGAGCCCGATGGCGGCGTAATAAAAATTGATTATACTCTTTCAACTCCAGCGCCAAAAACCGCTATGACGAGTGGTAAAGACGGCGGGGTTGTATCACAAAATGCCGTAGTGACCACGGGTTCTGCTAATCGAGATACTAAACTGGCACAAGTAGGTAAAATCACTGATAAAACGGGAGCTGTGACGATATATAACAGTCAGTATGGTCGTGTTAATAAGCAATACACCATTACAATCAATGATCCCTTGGGTAAAAAAACCGTTACTCAATTTGACGCTAAGGGTCGAGTATTGAGTAAAACGGTCAATGATAGTTTTACTGAACGTTATCAACGCGATGAAGCTAATCATTTAGTTAACTATACTAACCCGCGGGGATTAACAACGACAACACAGTATAATCAAGCCAACTACCCGATTAAGGTTACCTACCCTAATGGCGCAACAGAGCTTTATGAATATAATAAAGCGAATAAACCAGTAAAACTGACTAATGCTAAAGGCGATATTATAACCTTTGAGTACGATGCATCTAATAACCCCATCAAAGTTATTTATGCGGCGGATAAACCAGAGCAACGTATTGTTAGCCTTAGCTATGATAATTATGGGCAGCAGATTGCGGCAGTAACTGGAGAGGGTGATCAAGCAATTAATTTGCAACGAACCTTTGATCGCTACGGCAATATAGCAACTTACACTGATGGTAAAGGCTATCAATACCAATATAGCTATAACATTCAAGGGCAACTAAACACAGTAAAAAATCCATTACAACAAATATGGCAGTCTAATTATAACTTAGCAGGCTATCTACTTGAATCGATTGATCCGCTCAATCATCGTACCTATTTTACGAACGATGCAATGGGGAGAGTGATTAATGTAGTCGACGCTATGGGTAACCAAACACAGTACAGCTACGCATTTAATAAAGAGGGTCGAGACGTTAAAACAACCAATGCCCTAAATCAAGTTACGACTTATCAATATGACACCCTAAATCGCCTAGTGAAAACAGTTAGTCCTACAAGGTTAGAGGCTAAGCAGGTTTATAATACCGAAGGTAAACTCATACAGGAAGTCGATATTGCAGGTAATGTTTTAACTTATGAATACGGTGCAAAAGAGTCTACTTTAGCCGGTTTATTAACTAAAGCCCTCTACCCGACATTTAGTGAAACTTATAATTATAATGCGTTAGGTAAAACGACGGAGGTTAATCAGTTAGTCGATAACAATACCACACTAACTAACCGTATAGTTTATGATCAATTAGGACTAATGATTAGCACGATTGATGCCGCTAATCGAGTGACACAAACTGATTATAATGGCTTAGGTCAAGCGGTAAAATCCACTGATGCTTTAGGTGGCAAAACACGTTATAACCGAGATTTACTAGGTAATATAACCCAAGTAACCGATGCCAACGGTAATCAATATCGCTTTGAGTACGATAAAAATAGTAATCTTATTAAAGAGACCAAGGCACTAGGTAATGACGTTGAATATCGCTATAACGAGGCGAATCAATTAATAGAGCAAACAGAGGGCAATGGCAACCGTATTTTGTATCAATACGATGCGGCAGGCAATAATATAAAGCAAAGCTACTTTGAGCGAGGGCAGTTAACGCCAGAGCAAGTCGTAACCTATAGTTATAACGAAGTTAATCAGTTAGTTGACGTGTTACAAATAGGCGATATTGATACACATTTTGTTTATCAACGTGATGCACTAGGCAAAGTGACACAAGAGACGATCACCTATGGTTCAGGTACTGGCAGCATTACTAAAACATTAAAATATGCTTATGATCAAGAGGCCAATTTAGCGTCTATCACCTATCCAGATAATACCACCATAAGTTATACGTATGATAAAAACCGGCTAAAACAGACAACCTTAGCCAACGGCGAAGTAATTAGTTGGGATGATTACCAATGGTATATGCCCGCTAAAGTGACGTATCCTAATGCGATACAAACTAATCGATATGACCCATTAATGCGATTTTCTCAAATAGGGCTAATTAGCGGTGATAAAACACTATTTGAGCGTCAATATAGCTACGATAAAGTCGGTAATATTATCCGTGCTCAAACCGAACACGGTGAAAATAGCTACCAATACGATTTATTAGATCGTCTTACTCTGGCTAAGCCTTCTGCTGAGCTGCAACATCTTGGGATCGTAGTCGAATCGTATCACTACGATGCTATTGGTAATCGTATTGGCAGTGCCAACCAACCAGGCGATTGGACATACAACCATTTTAACCAATTGACAAAATGGGGTGAAAACATAAACCAGACTAATTTGACCTACACAGCAAATAGTCAGTTAGCAACCGAAGTTAGCGCCGGTAAACATTTAAGTTATCACTACAACGCAGCTAATCGCCTAGTGAGTGTTAAAAATGAAAACACCGAGCTAGCTAGGTATCAATACGATCCTTTTGGCCGCCGTATCAGTAAAACCACTAACGGTGAAATCACCTACTTTATTTATACTGATGAGGGATTAATTGCCGAATTAGATAGTAATGGTAAAATCAATGTGGCCTATGGTTGGCAACCCGATTCTGATTGGGGGACAAGTCCTTTATGGCAGGCTAGTTTAGTGACGAACCAAACCTTACAAACAGCGGCTTATAATTTTCTAATAGCCGATCAATTAGGTACGCCACAATTGGCAATTAACAACCAAGGCCAGCAAACTTGGAAAATATACAGTGATGTTTTTGGCAATACAGCATTAGATCTTAATAATCAAATTAGCTTAAACTTACGCTTCCCTGGCCAATATTACGATCAAGAAACAGGATTGTCTTATAACTACTTTAGGGATTATAATCCAAAAACAGGGCGTTATATTCAAAGTGATCCAATTGGATTAAATGGTGGGATTAATACCTTTAGCTATGTAGGTGGAAATCCTCTTTTATATCGAGATCCATCTGGGTTATCTTACTGGGACTGTGTTATTGATCATGCTGCGATCGTTGGCGTTGGTGGAGCTGGGATAGGTTATGGAATTGGTTCTGTACTCGGTACTGGTGCAGGGGCTGTTGGCGGTGGCGCTCTTTGTGGATCTGTAACGGGTGGTTTAGCGGCTGTTCCTTGTGGTACTGCTGGTGCTGCTGTTGGTAATGCAGCTGGCGGTTCCACTGGTGCAGCAATAGGAGGTGGTGCTGGTGGCGTTGTGGGTGGTATTTGGGGAATGCTTTCTTGCTCTAATGATGATAACCAGGATCAGAATAACGCATGTGAAGCAAGTACAAGCACAAGTTCGGTTGGGGGAACTGGTTCACCTAATGATAATGACCCTAATGATGATGACCCTAATGATAGTAAAAAACAAAATATTAAAATGGCTGATGATAGATTTCTTAAAAAGAAAGGATTTGATGCTCATGAAATAAAAAAAGATTTCTTTGGAAAAGGGAGTAACTCTAAATATGATATTTATATAGATAAAAATAATGGAGAACTTATATTGTTTAGAAAAGGAGGATTAGGTGACGGAATTAGAACTGGTCAATTTATTAAATAG